A stretch of the Filimonas lacunae genome encodes the following:
- a CDS encoding cysteine hydrolase family protein, giving the protein MNNTNSALLVMDMQTAVLGRVTDYNNLIKGVQKAISVARLRNIPVLYITVGFRPGMPEVSTQNKVFGASKARAIQGDMGELMKIDQQIAPLENDIIITKKRMSAFTGSDLEVVLRSLGVSHLILSGVATSGVVLSTSREAADKDYLITVLSDACADYDDALHSVLVEKVLPMQAEVITVAHWEES; this is encoded by the coding sequence ATGAATAATACAAACAGTGCATTGCTGGTAATGGATATGCAAACAGCGGTGCTGGGCAGGGTAACAGATTACAACAATCTTATCAAGGGGGTGCAAAAAGCCATATCTGTGGCCCGTTTACGTAATATCCCTGTATTATATATTACTGTAGGATTCAGGCCTGGCATGCCAGAGGTGAGCACGCAAAATAAAGTGTTTGGTGCCAGTAAGGCCAGGGCAATACAAGGGGATATGGGAGAGTTGATGAAGATTGACCAACAGATTGCTCCACTGGAAAATGATATTATTATTACTAAAAAACGAATGAGTGCTTTTACAGGAAGCGATCTGGAAGTGGTATTGCGCTCTTTGGGTGTGTCGCATCTGATTCTGTCAGGTGTTGCTACCAGTGGAGTGGTTTTGTCTACTTCGCGTGAGGCTGCTGACAAAGATTATCTTATAACGGTGTTGTCAGATGCCTGTGCTGATTATGATGATGCGTTGCATAGCGTGTTAGTAGAAAAAGTGTTGCCTATGCAGGCGGAA